One genomic segment of Bos javanicus breed banteng chromosome 23, ARS-OSU_banteng_1.0, whole genome shotgun sequence includes these proteins:
- the LOC133235956 gene encoding chorionic somatomammotropin hormone 2 has translation MAPAPSFRGHQWTYNPVRGSCLLLLLVVSNLLLCQGISCPSCGPDMFVSLQKSLIDVFINAASLSHDFHNLSTIMFNEFDEKYAQGKLYYINATKSCHTNSFHTPEERDKAQQMNNEDLSKWTLVLLYSWNNPLYYLLLELRNMKNLSEAVISSAMEIENMSEKLQAFIESQFRKIIVPVLKMIHEVSNTWSRFSSMTFSDEDRSISEYYNLFYCLRRDSRKVDMYIKILTCRTRKTC, from the exons atggctccagctcccagcttccGTGGACACCAGTGGACTTACAACCCTGTCCGAG ggtcctgcctgctgctgctgctggtcgtGTCTAATCTGCTCCTGTGCCAAGGCATCTCATGCCCGTCCTGCGGTCCTGACATGTTTGTCTCCTTACAGAAATCCCTTATTGACGTGTTTATCAATGCCGCCAGCCTCTCCCACGACTTCCATAACCTTTCCACAATAATGTTCAATGAGTTT GATGAAAAATATGCCCAGGGCAAACTGTACTATATCAATGCCACCAAGAGCTGCCACACCAATTCCTTCCATACTCCCGAAGAAAGAGATAAAGCCCAGCAGATGAAC AATGAAGACCTTAGTAAGTGGACACTCGTGTTACTGTACTCCTGGAATAATCCTCTGTATTATCTACTCCTGGAGCTTCGGAATATGAAAAATCTGTCAGAGGCAGTCATATCAAGTGCCATGGAGATTGAGAACATGTCAGAGAAACTTCAAGCATTCATTGAGAGTCAATTCAGGAAG ATTATTGTTCCAGTCTTGAAGATGATACACGAGGTTAGCAATACCTGGTCAAGATTCTCATCCATGACGTTCAGCGATGAAGATAGGAGTATTTCTGAATATTATAACCTGTTCTACTGCCTGCGCAGGGATTCACGTAAAGTTGACATGTACATCAAGATCCTGACGTGCCGAACCCGCAAAACATGCTAA